One Oscillospiraceae bacterium DNA window includes the following coding sequences:
- the rpsG gene encoding 30S ribosomal protein S7: protein MPRRGNVVKRDVLPDPLYNDKIVTRLINNVMIDGKKGVAQKIVYGAFEIVQEKTGKEPLSVFLEAMNNVMPVLEVKARRVGGATYQVPIEVRPDRRQTLGLRWITLYSRKRSERTMKERLANEILDAINSTGGAVKKRDEMHKMAEANKAFSHYRF, encoded by the coding sequence GTGCCGAGAAGAGGTAATGTAGTAAAAAGAGACGTTTTACCGGATCCGTTGTACAATGATAAAATCGTAACCAGATTAATCAACAACGTTATGATCGACGGTAAAAAAGGTGTAGCCCAGAAAATTGTTTATGGTGCGTTTGAAATTGTTCAGGAAAAAACCGGAAAAGAACCCTTATCCGTGTTCTTAGAAGCAATGAACAATGTTATGCCTGTTTTAGAAGTTAAAGCAAGACGTGTGGGTGGTGCTACCTATCAGGTGCCCATCGAAGTTCGTCCTGACAGAAGACAGACTTTAGGCTTAAGATGGATCACTCTGTATTCCAGAAAACGTAGCGAAAGAACCATGAAAGAAAGACTGGCTAACGAAATCTTAGACGCTATCAACAGCACCGGCGGTGCAGTTAAGAAAAGAGACGAAATGCATAAAATGGCAGAAGCTAACAAAGCATTCTCTCATTACAGATTCTAA